In a single window of the Arthrobacter sp. StoSoilA2 genome:
- a CDS encoding SDR family NAD(P)-dependent oxidoreductase — protein MMDRNKRIRTEPLRVLVTGATSGVGEATAKLFAARGARVALIGRRAGELQRVADAIDGVAHRVVADVADAESVRNGVRGAIHSLGGLDVAVNAAGVAGYAPLEDLDEHRWSEVLDTNLSGTFYVAREAGLHLRRAGGGAIVNVASDLATMGVAGLAHYCAAKAGVVGLTKALAVELAPHVRVNAVCPGPIDTPMLRSGLDAEPDPFLALQQKQSTVPLCRLADPEEVAAAIYFLAVDGTFATGTSMAFDGGTSAA, from the coding sequence ATGATGGACCGCAACAAACGGATTCGGACGGAACCCCTGCGGGTGCTCGTCACGGGCGCAACGTCCGGCGTCGGAGAAGCGACCGCAAAACTCTTCGCAGCGCGGGGCGCGCGGGTCGCACTCATAGGGCGTCGCGCCGGCGAGCTGCAACGGGTTGCGGACGCGATCGACGGCGTTGCGCACCGGGTGGTCGCCGACGTCGCTGACGCCGAATCAGTCCGGAACGGCGTCCGGGGAGCGATCCACTCCCTCGGTGGCCTCGACGTGGCCGTCAACGCCGCCGGGGTTGCCGGTTACGCGCCCCTGGAGGACCTGGACGAGCACCGCTGGAGCGAGGTGCTGGACACCAACCTCTCCGGCACGTTCTACGTCGCCCGGGAAGCGGGACTCCACCTGCGTAGAGCCGGGGGAGGAGCAATCGTCAATGTTGCCTCGGACCTAGCAACCATGGGAGTCGCCGGGCTGGCCCATTACTGCGCAGCCAAGGCCGGTGTGGTGGGGCTTACGAAGGCACTTGCTGTGGAGTTGGCTCCCCATGTCCGCGTCAATGCCGTTTGCCCTGGCCCGATTGATACGCCCATGCTGCGCTCGGGCCTGGACGCCGAGCCGGATCCCTTCCTGGCCCTGCAGCAGAAGCAAAGCACCGTGCCGCTGTGCCGGCTCGCTGATCCGGAGGAGGTGGCAGCAGCCATCTATTTCCTGGCGGTGGACGGCACTTTCGCCACCGGCACCAGCATGGCATTCGACGGCGGCACGTCGGCCGCGTAG
- a CDS encoding IlvD/Edd family dehydratase, with protein sequence MSESNYNDLRSARWFAPHDLTGFVHRTAIQAEGFSRFALKDKPVIGIANSWSELVNCNIHFKLLADAVKRGVLMAGGLPLEFPTISLGESLMKPSAMQFRNLMAMDVEESIRAYPLDAIVLLGGCDKTVPAQLMGAASADVPTIMLTGGPQEPAHFRGKQLGVGTDTWKYADELRAGKITEADFDELESAAKPSAGHCSEMGTASTMTSLVEALGMCLPGTASIPAVDARRAQAAEATGRRAVEMALTQGPKPSEILTKEAFDNAITLLMAVGGSTNAVVHLLALARRVGYELPLDRFHEISQRTPRIVNVRPSGEYLVQQLFQVGGISTVLKELAPLLNKDAITVTGESLEKGYKTAPEPDGVVVSTLEAPFDASGGIAVVRGSLAPNGAVIKRSAASKDLLQHKGSAVVFEDIYDLGRRIDDPDLDITEDSVLVLRNSGPVGAPGMPEWGMLPIPERLLRRGIRDIVRISDARMSGTAFGTTVLHVSPEAAVGGPLAIVRDGDPIVLDVENQRLDLDIPEEEIEARLAELKLPEPKYRRGYGRLFIDHVNQAHEGCDFDFLKGLPDEEPQRLPYGLMSGWQGGW encoded by the coding sequence ATGTCCGAGTCGAATTACAACGATCTCCGCAGCGCACGATGGTTCGCGCCTCACGACCTCACCGGATTCGTGCACCGCACCGCCATCCAGGCTGAAGGTTTCTCACGCTTCGCCCTCAAAGACAAGCCAGTTATCGGCATCGCAAACTCTTGGTCGGAACTGGTCAACTGCAACATCCACTTCAAACTTCTGGCCGACGCCGTGAAGCGTGGTGTTCTCATGGCCGGCGGTTTGCCGCTGGAGTTCCCTACGATCTCCTTGGGCGAGAGCCTGATGAAGCCCTCGGCCATGCAGTTCCGGAACCTGATGGCCATGGACGTGGAAGAGTCCATCCGCGCCTACCCGCTGGATGCGATCGTGCTTCTGGGCGGCTGTGACAAAACCGTCCCGGCGCAGCTTATGGGTGCCGCCAGTGCGGATGTTCCCACCATCATGCTTACGGGCGGACCCCAGGAACCCGCCCATTTCCGGGGGAAACAGCTCGGGGTTGGCACTGACACCTGGAAGTACGCAGATGAGTTGCGTGCCGGCAAGATCACCGAGGCGGACTTCGACGAGCTTGAATCCGCCGCGAAACCTTCTGCCGGACACTGCAGTGAGATGGGCACTGCCTCCACTATGACGTCCCTCGTGGAGGCGTTGGGCATGTGCCTGCCGGGTACTGCCTCAATCCCTGCAGTGGACGCGCGCCGCGCTCAAGCAGCCGAGGCCACAGGACGCCGGGCAGTGGAAATGGCCCTGACGCAGGGGCCGAAACCCAGCGAAATATTGACCAAAGAGGCGTTTGATAACGCCATCACGCTCTTGATGGCTGTAGGTGGTTCCACCAATGCCGTGGTGCATCTCCTGGCGCTGGCGAGGCGCGTTGGTTACGAGCTGCCGTTGGATCGGTTCCACGAAATCTCGCAGCGCACGCCTCGCATCGTCAATGTTCGGCCATCGGGTGAGTACTTGGTGCAGCAGCTGTTCCAGGTAGGTGGCATCTCCACGGTACTTAAGGAGCTGGCGCCACTCCTGAACAAGGACGCCATTACCGTCACGGGTGAGTCCCTCGAAAAGGGCTACAAGACGGCACCGGAGCCGGACGGCGTTGTAGTCAGCACGCTCGAAGCACCCTTCGACGCTTCAGGTGGCATCGCCGTCGTCCGTGGATCCTTGGCACCCAATGGTGCCGTGATCAAGAGAAGCGCAGCCTCCAAGGACCTGCTGCAGCACAAGGGTTCGGCGGTGGTGTTCGAGGACATTTACGACCTCGGCCGCAGGATTGATGATCCAGATCTGGATATCACGGAAGACTCCGTACTGGTCTTGCGCAACAGTGGGCCCGTAGGAGCTCCCGGTATGCCCGAGTGGGGCATGCTTCCCATTCCGGAGAGGCTGCTGCGCCGGGGCATCCGGGACATTGTCCGGATCTCCGATGCGCGAATGAGTGGCACGGCCTTCGGCACCACAGTCCTGCATGTTTCGCCGGAGGCTGCGGTGGGCGGCCCGCTGGCCATTGTCCGGGACGGCGACCCGATAGTGCTGGACGTCGAGAACCAGCGCCTTGACCTCGATATTCCTGAGGAAGAGATCGAGGCCCGGCTCGCCGAGCTCAAGCTGCCCGAGCCGAAGTACCGCCGTGGCTACGGACGGCTTTTTATCGACCACGTCAACCAGGCACATGAAGGTTGCGACTTCGACTTCCTCAAGGGCCTGCCGGACGAGGAGCCCCAGCGGCTGCCCTACGGCCTGATGAGCGGTTGGCAGGGCGGCTGGTAG